One Bradyrhizobium zhanjiangense DNA segment encodes these proteins:
- a CDS encoding iron-containing alcohol dehydrogenase, with translation MHQGRVVYGAIEEVVFGHPAAEAIVAQMDRLGTRRAFLMVSDTLNRQTDEITKIREALGERCAGLFDAMPAHTPREAVIAATHAAREVNADLIVTVGGGSITDGAKAVQLCLANGIDDVGGIERIRVHKGVAPEMTAPTVRQISVPTTIAGGEFSAIAGVTDRSTNVKQMLRHPLMVPRATILDPAITVHTPEWLFLSTGVRAVDHCVEAICSRETHPYADAQSMKGLAMLADALPRVKADPADLDARMDAQIGTWLSMGALAAGVPMGASHGIGYALGAAFDVPHGYTSCVMLPAVMRWNAPDNAERQMIVAAAMGFPGRDAADVLDAFIRSLGMPRSLAEVRVSPEHFDAIAAQAMRTNWIPHNPRRIDSPAQVREILLLAA, from the coding sequence GTGCACCAGGGACGTGTCGTTTATGGCGCGATCGAGGAGGTCGTGTTCGGCCATCCCGCAGCCGAAGCCATCGTCGCGCAGATGGACCGGCTGGGAACGCGCCGCGCCTTCCTGATGGTCTCGGACACGCTCAACCGGCAGACCGACGAGATCACGAAGATCAGGGAGGCGCTCGGCGAGCGCTGCGCCGGCCTGTTCGACGCCATGCCGGCGCATACGCCGCGCGAGGCGGTGATCGCCGCCACCCATGCGGCGCGCGAGGTGAACGCCGATCTGATCGTCACCGTCGGTGGCGGCTCCATCACCGACGGCGCCAAGGCGGTGCAGCTTTGCCTCGCCAACGGTATCGACGATGTCGGCGGCATCGAGCGCATCCGCGTGCACAAGGGCGTCGCACCCGAGATGACCGCGCCGACAGTGCGCCAGATCAGCGTGCCGACCACGATCGCCGGCGGCGAGTTCAGCGCGATCGCGGGCGTGACCGACCGCAGCACGAATGTGAAGCAGATGCTGCGGCATCCGCTCATGGTGCCGCGCGCGACCATCCTCGATCCCGCGATCACCGTGCACACGCCGGAATGGCTGTTTCTCTCCACCGGCGTCCGCGCCGTCGACCATTGCGTGGAAGCGATCTGCTCGCGCGAGACGCACCCTTATGCCGACGCGCAATCGATGAAGGGCCTCGCCATGCTCGCCGACGCGCTGCCGCGGGTGAAGGCCGATCCTGCAGATCTCGACGCGCGGATGGATGCGCAGATCGGTACCTGGCTGTCGATGGGCGCACTCGCAGCGGGCGTGCCGATGGGTGCGAGCCACGGCATCGGCTACGCGCTGGGTGCGGCCTTCGACGTGCCGCACGGTTACACCTCCTGCGTCATGCTGCCGGCGGTGATGCGCTGGAATGCGCCCGACAATGCCGAGCGCCAGATGATCGTCGCGGCCGCCATGGGCTTTCCTGGCCGAGATGCCGCCGACGTGCTCGATGCCTTCATTCGCTCGCTCGGCATGCCGCGCAGCCTCGCCGAGGTGCGTGTGTCGCCGGAGCATTTCGACGCCATCGCCGCACAGGCGATGCGCACGAATTGGATCCCGCACAATCCGCGCAGGATCGACAGCCCGGCGCAAGTGCGTGAAATCCTGCTTCTTGCCGCATGA
- a CDS encoding efflux RND transporter periplasmic adaptor subunit — MTGPDGSEQIVKKHDFVQHSAIAGLLAAAFALSGCDKPASQAAAPPPVPVTVAQPVKRTVTDWDEFTGRFEAVEEVQVRPRVGGFVNSVEFQDGAIVRQGDLLYVIDSRPFEAVAAQAEGQLSDARAKVELAKRELDRGLNLVQTSAVSEQVVDQRRQALQAAHAAETQAEGALKAAKLNIEFTHVTAPLTGRVSRHLVSPGNLVQGSDNGASTLLTSIVTLDPIYIYFDMDEATFIKYSKLWFEGRRPSSRDTANPVQVTLAGETKPSHEGTVNFLDNRLDVSTGTLRSRAVVKNTDLSILPGQFGRVRLIGSAPYEALLIPDVAIATDQSRKIVFVVKPDDTVEARPVVLGPLDDGLRVIREGLKAEDRVIVNGIQRARVGAKVTPQTAQAPAGGKS; from the coding sequence ATGACTGGACCGGACGGAAGCGAGCAGATTGTCAAAAAGCACGATTTCGTTCAGCACAGCGCAATTGCCGGGCTTCTCGCCGCGGCATTCGCCCTGTCCGGCTGCGACAAGCCGGCGTCGCAGGCCGCTGCCCCGCCGCCGGTGCCGGTGACGGTCGCCCAACCGGTCAAGCGCACTGTCACTGATTGGGACGAGTTCACCGGTCGCTTCGAGGCGGTCGAGGAGGTGCAGGTGCGCCCCCGCGTCGGCGGCTTCGTCAACTCGGTCGAGTTCCAGGACGGCGCCATCGTGCGTCAGGGCGATCTGCTCTACGTGATCGATTCCCGTCCGTTCGAGGCGGTGGCTGCGCAGGCAGAGGGTCAGCTGTCGGACGCGCGGGCCAAAGTGGAGCTTGCCAAGCGCGAGCTCGACCGCGGTCTCAACCTGGTGCAGACCAGCGCGGTCTCGGAGCAGGTCGTCGATCAGCGCCGCCAGGCCTTGCAGGCCGCACATGCGGCCGAGACGCAGGCCGAGGGCGCGCTGAAGGCCGCCAAGCTCAACATCGAGTTCACGCATGTGACGGCGCCGCTGACCGGTCGCGTCAGCCGCCACCTCGTCAGTCCCGGCAATCTCGTGCAGGGCAGCGACAACGGCGCTTCGACGCTGCTGACCTCGATCGTCACGCTGGATCCGATCTACATCTATTTCGACATGGATGAGGCGACCTTCATCAAATACAGCAAATTATGGTTCGAGGGGCGGCGCCCAAGTTCGCGCGACACCGCGAACCCGGTGCAGGTGACGCTGGCCGGTGAAACCAAGCCGTCGCATGAGGGCACCGTGAACTTCCTCGACAACCGCCTCGATGTCTCGACCGGCACGCTGCGCAGCCGCGCGGTGGTCAAGAACACCGACCTGTCGATCCTGCCCGGCCAGTTCGGGCGTGTCCGCCTGATCGGCAGCGCGCCCTATGAGGCGCTGCTGATTCCGGACGTCGCTATCGCGACCGACCAGTCCCGCAAGATCGTGTTCGTGGTGAAGCCCGATGACACGGTCGAGGCGCGTCCCGTGGTGCTCGGGCCGCTCGATGACGGCCTGCGCGTGATCCGCGAAGGGTTGAAGGCGGAGGACCGCGTCATCGTCAATGGCATCCAGCGCGCCCGCGTCGGCGCCAAGGTCACCCCGCAGACCGCGCAAGCCCCGGCCGGTGGCAAGTCATGA